A region of the Candidatus Methylomirabilis oxygeniifera genome:
AAACTCGTCTATGTCGAATTTTGGAAAACTCTTAGCTGGCTCAATCTCTGCGGCCTTAAGCATTTTGGCCACATGGAATCTTCGGATATTGACCATAGCGTGAATTTTGTTCAGAGTCTTAATGGAGATGGTTTCTTTCTTTCTGTGAAACAGAATACTTGTTCCTATTCCATAGAGATCCTCATCCTGAAAAAAGAAGTGCTCAGGATAGTCTAGGGCACTGGATAGGGTCTTCAGCATTTCATCAGAGAGAGGCAATAGTCCCGCCTCAATCTTTGAGATTCGCGCCTGGGAAGCACCTACCTTGGTCGCTAATTCGCTTTGCGTTAATCCGCGAGATTCGCGGCCAAGGACTACCATTTTTGGGTTAACCTGAGGCTTCATTTTTCATCTTCTTTAGCTCGCCAACCTTTGGATGCACTTGTGTTTCTGCGTGCTGCGAAGGCGTGATCTCATGGACCAGTGGAATGCTAGATTGAAGCTCGACCTCCAGGTCAATAACGTATTCGGTACCTTGCCAGCGAGGGCAGCTTATTAGAACAGCGGCGATCATGGTCTGCAAATCGTTCAACTGGTATCCAACATCAAGTCTAGTGGATTCCGGGATTCCATCCAGTGGTAGATTGTCCATGAAGGCAATAGCTTGTTGTGTTGGGTAGTTTCTTGACCGTCGGTTCTTGCCGAGCTTCTTGAAGCGGAGAAGTGCCTTTCCCTCAACGTGCACTAGAAAATAGCCTCGCTGCATAAGCGACCGAACATTTGGGACATTTTCAAATGCTTGGCGAGCTAGTTCTACCATATGATCGCGTAGAATGTTGGCCCTGGTACGAGGCGTGTGAATCATCCTGACTTCAGGAGGATACTTACTGAGATAATCGTCCCAGGCGGGTCGTACACAGCTATGAATCCGCTCATAATGAGGTTTGAGGAGGTTTTCCGCTTCAACTCTTGTGAGTCGTGACATATTTCCCAATCTCCTTTCTCCAACAAGGTTCAAAAGGAGACTACAGAGGTAATTGTCAAAAGTCAAGATAATTATTCTTATTATTATTCCGCGTCACAATCAAGGGTTCGGGACTCTTGTTTCTATGCTAATCCTAGTATGTAGAACTATCGTATTCATTCCGATAACCTACTGCGCAAATGAACACAGACATCCTGTTACGTTTTGGACAAAAAGTACGGCAAAGACGGCTGTCTCTTGCGATATCCCAAGAGGAACTTGCAGAGCGTGCAGGCGTTCATCGCACATACGTCGGGATGATCGAGCGAGGAGAAAAAAACATCACACTGCGCAACATTGTGAAGTTTGCCAAGGCGCTCGATATGCCAGTCCATAATCTAATGAAATTCAAATAGGTATTATGGGCAGTAAAGAACTAAAGGGCAGGGCCGTTTGGCAAGATCAAAGTGGAGCAAACGCGAAGGTTGCCGAAAAGGATTTCTACGCTGTTTTCGAAACGGCATTTCAAAACACTTCGTTTCGGATAAGGTCAAAACCGAAGGAATTTAAGAACATATACACAAATGTGATCCTTGACCCGAGTGTTTCCGCTGAAATATACAATCCGAAAGAAGGGATCAAGAGGCACGGAATAAGCCCCGACTACGCGATCGACAATCTTGATACGAAGAAAACGCTGTATGTTGAAGTGAAAAGGCAAGACGGTTGGGTTGAGGGCGGCAAGCGTTCCGATGGTCGAGGGAATGCCCATGAAAGATCATGCAAGTTCTTTACTCCAGGACTACTGGAGGTGATGCGACATCAAGGAAGACTTGGCGATAAGGTTCTTCCCTTCTGGACTGTCTTTCTTGGTGATATCACTCGCGATCCATGCCGAGTTCGGGAAATAACTTTGTGGTATAAGGGCTATGAAGATCATTTTTTCTTTTGGCGAAACCCGAAGGATGAGAAATCTCTGTTGAAACACTTTCAAGAGAAGCTTAAACACTTACTGATCTGAAGTCCTCTCGCTCTTGATTGAGGACATCCAATCCCCATTGAGTCCAGCCTTTAGATTTCATTCTTGCGAATAGTTCAATTCGGTCTTGGGTTGGGAACATCTTTTCTATTGCTTCTCTGATTTCGTCTGGTTTCATGCTGTGCACTCTTCGGGGACTTCTAATAAGTTGTTGAATATTTCTCGCACCCCTCGGTTGCGGAATTCGTCCTCGCTTGAAAACTAAGCAAAGCTCACAGTTTGATAGAGTGTATTTGCCGGGGTTGTGAATCATTTTATCCCATACAAATGCTACGGTTTTGTACCCAAAACCCCACTTCTGACCAAGAGAAATTGCTTGTGCGAGATGAGGGCTGGTTGCCCACATGAATAGTAAGCAATCATCCTTCGCTATTTCATGAACCGGCATTGTCATTAGCTCATCGAGCTTCAAAGTGGGATACTTAAATGAAGCCGAACTAATGAAAATGTTTTTTGAGAGATCTATTTCATCTGCATTCTTGCTGCTTCTATCGAACTGAAGCTTTCCATTATAATCCCATGGAGGGTCCGCGTAGATGATGTCAAATTTCTTCTTCGGAAAATCGGGATACAGGGTAGGCATTCCGTTTTGCTTGATCCTACTCTTCACTTCCTCATTATAAATGACGTATCCAGTAATCTTTTTCATGCTATCTATAGTGTGCATTTCGGAGGCGCTGTCAAGCGTTGTTTTAGATCGCTTCACTTGCCCAACGAGTTAAAGCAGCTTTTTTGGCGATCCGCGATCTCGCCTTGGCAGAGAGCTTCTTCGCTCTAGCAGGGCCACCCTTAAGACCACCCAATCGACCCAAGGCTACAGCAGCAGGATTCTTTTGCGGGATGCTCTCACTGGCAGGCTTCTCGCCAGTCGCCGCCTGAACAATCGAAGAGGCGAGAACGTTGATATCGGTAGGCAGCTTCTTGCTTGTGCGCTTAGGCATATCTCCAGTATAGAGTTGCCTCTGCCTTGCGTCAAGTGCTACATGTCGCAAAACGGGTTTTTTATTTTTGTA
Encoded here:
- a CDS encoding protein of unknown function (Evidence 5 : No homology to any previously reported sequences) — translated: MSRLTRVEAENLLKPHYERIHSCVRPAWDDYLSKYPPEVRMIHTPRTRANILRDHMVELARQAFENVPNVRSLMQRGYFLVHVEGKALLRFKKLGKNRRSRNYPTQQAIAFMDNLPLDGIPESTRLDVGYQLNDLQTMIAAVLISCPRWQGTEYVIDLEVELQSSIPLVHEITPSQHAETQVHPKVGELKKMKNEASG
- a CDS encoding conserved protein of unknown function (Evidence 4 : Homologs of previously reported genes of unknown function); this translates as MNTDILLRFGQKVRQRRLSLAISQEELAERAGVHRTYVGMIERGEKNITLRNIVKFAKALDMPVHNLMKFK
- the munIR gene encoding Type-2 restriction enzyme MunI (R.MunI) (Type II restriction enzyme MunI) (Endonuclease MunI); protein product: MGSKELKGRAVWQDQSGANAKVAEKDFYAVFETAFQNTSFRIRSKPKEFKNIYTNVILDPSVSAEIYNPKEGIKRHGISPDYAIDNLDTKKTLYVEVKRQDGWVEGGKRSDGRGNAHERSCKFFTPGLLEVMRHQGRLGDKVLPFWTVFLGDITRDPCRVREITLWYKGYEDHFFFWRNPKDEKSLLKHFQEKLKHLLI
- the munIM gene encoding Modification methylase MunI (Adenine-specific methyltransferase MunI) (M.MunI); its protein translation is MKRSKTTLDSASEMHTIDSMKKITGYVIYNEEVKSRIKQNGMPTLYPDFPKKKFDIIYADPPWDYNGKLQFDRSSKNADEIDLSKNIFISSASFKYPTLKLDELMTMPVHEIAKDDCLLFMWATSPHLAQAISLGQKWGFGYKTVAFVWDKMIHNPGKYTLSNCELCLVFKRGRIPQPRGARNIQQLIRSPRRVHSMKPDEIREAIEKMFPTQDRIELFARMKSKGWTQWGLDVLNQEREDFRSVSV
- a CDS encoding conserved exported protein of unknown function (Evidence 4 : Homologs of previously reported genes of unknown function) codes for the protein MPKRTSKKLPTDINVLASSIVQAATGEKPASESIPQKNPAAVALGRLGGLKGGPARAKKLSAKARSRIAKKAALTRWASEAI
- a CDS encoding protein of unknown function (Evidence 5 : No homology to any previously reported sequences) encodes the protein MRDALTGRLLASRRLNNRRGENVDIGRQLLACALRHISSIELPLPCVKCYMSQNGFFIFVRSNKSFNFLLSLLYF